One Jatrophihabitans endophyticus DNA window includes the following coding sequences:
- a CDS encoding FmdB family zinc ribbon protein yields MPTYQYACTNADCGNRFELVQSFTDPAASECPVCGSPVRKVYGSVGVVFKGSGFYRNDSRAQQGSGGSGGSNGSGGAAGKDAKGGSAKDSGSSSGSSGDSSGSASSSSGSSPNGSSSSGSSPNGSSSTSSSSGSSGSSGSGKSAAPA; encoded by the coding sequence ATGCCCACCTACCAGTACGCGTGCACGAACGCCGACTGCGGCAACCGCTTCGAGCTGGTGCAGTCGTTCACCGACCCGGCCGCCTCGGAGTGCCCGGTGTGCGGCAGCCCGGTCCGCAAGGTCTACGGCTCGGTCGGCGTCGTGTTCAAGGGCTCGGGCTTCTACCGCAACGACAGCCGGGCGCAGCAGGGCTCGGGCGGCTCCGGTGGGTCGAACGGCTCCGGCGGCGCGGCGGGCAAGGACGCGAAGGGCGGCTCGGCCAAGGACTCGGGCTCGTCGTCCGGGTCGTCGGGTGACTCGTCCGGATCGGCGTCGTCGTCGAGCGGATCGTCGCCCAACGGATCGTCGTCGAGCGGGTCGTCGCCGAACGGATCGTCGTCGACATCCTCGTCGAGCGGGTCGTCGGGATCATCGGGGTCGGGCAAGTCGGCCGCACCGGCGTGA
- a CDS encoding 5-formyltetrahydrofolate cyclo-ligase: MSAQDAKAELRARFAAARRAMPDDHRARARRAVAGHVLARADGWPVVAAYEPLRTEPGSVALLAGLVAAGARVIVPVTLSDRDLDWAPWSAAGRGDALGREAVGDVSAVLVPASAVARDGTRLGRGGGSYDRALARVPATAPTVALVFDDELVADLPREPWDVAVTAAVRPAGWTDLGVAAGG, encoded by the coding sequence GTGAGCGCGCAGGACGCCAAGGCCGAGCTGCGCGCGCGGTTCGCGGCGGCCCGGCGGGCCATGCCCGACGACCACCGCGCGCGGGCGAGGCGAGCCGTCGCCGGACACGTGCTCGCGCGCGCCGACGGCTGGCCGGTCGTCGCCGCGTACGAGCCGCTGCGCACCGAACCCGGATCGGTCGCGCTGCTGGCGGGGCTCGTCGCGGCGGGGGCGCGGGTGATCGTGCCGGTGACGCTGTCCGACCGCGACCTCGACTGGGCGCCGTGGTCGGCCGCCGGCCGCGGGGACGCGCTGGGCCGCGAGGCGGTGGGTGACGTCTCGGCCGTCCTGGTGCCGGCCTCGGCGGTCGCGCGGGACGGCACCCGGCTCGGGCGTGGCGGCGGCTCCTACGACCGCGCGTTGGCCCGGGTCCCCGCGACGGCGCCGACGGTCGCACTCGTCTTCGACGACGAGCTGGTGGCCGACCTGCCGCGCGAGCCGTGGGACGTCGCGGTCACGGCGGCGGTGCGGCCGGCGGGCTGGACGGACCTGGGTGTCGCCGCCGGCGGTTAG
- a CDS encoding UTP--glucose-1-phosphate uridylyltransferase translates to MSADNLAAAVQRMRDADVSAEAIATFERGYRLIEQGESGIIVEESIEPLGELPELAGLDAPIDDDAVHATVMIRLNGGLGTSMGLDTAKTLLPVKPGTTFLDVIARQTLAFRRRHAVALPLVFMNSFRTQQPTLEALARYEDLAVDGLPIDFLQSREPKLREDDLAPVDWPADPDLEWCPPGHADVYPSLRASGLLEQLLAAGYRYAFCANADNLGAVVDPRLPSWLAATGTPMALECCVRTPAERKGGHLAVRRSDGRLILRETAQTSDEDAAAMQDLTRHRYFNTNNLWLDLQALADELDRSDGALELPIIRNSKTVDPSDATSTPVVQIEAAMGSAVSRFDGARAVAVGRDRFIPVKTTDDLLLLRSDVFELDDEYLLRTATDPLPLVSLDKDHYKLVPDFDRHFPAGPPSLTSATALTVEGDVTFGADVRVVGDVTVSAADLDDGRVPDGAVLGE, encoded by the coding sequence GTGAGCGCAGACAACCTCGCGGCCGCGGTCCAGCGCATGCGCGACGCGGACGTGTCGGCCGAGGCCATCGCGACCTTCGAGCGCGGGTACCGGCTGATCGAGCAGGGCGAGTCCGGGATCATCGTCGAGGAGTCCATCGAGCCCCTCGGCGAGCTGCCGGAGCTGGCCGGGCTCGACGCGCCGATCGACGACGACGCGGTGCACGCCACGGTGATGATCCGGCTCAACGGCGGCCTGGGGACGTCCATGGGCCTCGACACCGCCAAGACCCTGCTGCCGGTGAAGCCCGGCACCACCTTCCTCGACGTGATCGCCCGCCAGACACTGGCGTTCCGGCGGCGGCACGCGGTGGCGCTGCCCCTCGTCTTCATGAACAGCTTCCGCACCCAGCAGCCCACGCTCGAGGCCCTCGCCCGCTACGAGGACCTGGCCGTCGACGGCCTGCCGATCGACTTCCTGCAGAGCCGCGAACCGAAGCTGCGCGAGGACGACCTCGCCCCCGTCGACTGGCCCGCCGACCCCGACCTCGAGTGGTGCCCGCCGGGCCACGCCGACGTCTACCCCTCGCTGCGGGCGTCCGGGCTGCTCGAGCAGCTGCTCGCCGCCGGCTACCGCTACGCGTTCTGCGCGAACGCCGACAACCTCGGCGCCGTGGTCGACCCACGGCTGCCGTCCTGGCTCGCCGCGACCGGCACGCCGATGGCGCTGGAATGCTGCGTACGCACCCCCGCCGAGCGCAAGGGCGGCCACCTGGCCGTCCGACGATCGGACGGCCGGCTGATCCTGCGCGAGACGGCGCAGACGTCGGACGAGGACGCCGCGGCCATGCAGGACCTCACCCGCCACCGCTACTTCAACACCAACAACCTCTGGCTCGACCTGCAGGCGCTGGCCGACGAGCTCGACCGCAGCGACGGTGCGCTGGAACTGCCGATCATCCGCAACAGCAAGACCGTGGACCCGTCCGACGCCACGTCCACGCCCGTCGTCCAGATCGAGGCGGCCATGGGATCGGCCGTCAGCCGCTTCGACGGGGCGCGGGCCGTGGCGGTCGGTCGCGACCGCTTCATCCCGGTCAAGACGACCGACGACCTGCTGCTGCTGCGCAGCGACGTCTTCGAGCTCGACGACGAGTACCTGCTGCGGACCGCGACCGACCCGCTGCCGCTCGTGAGCCTGGACAAGGACCACTACAAGCTGGTGCCGGACTTCGACCGGCACTTCCCCGCCGGGCCGCCGTCGCTGACCTCGGCCACGGCACTGACCGTCGAGGGCGACGTCACCTTCGGCGCGGACGTCCGGGTCGTCGGTGACGTGACGGTGTCCGCCGCGGACCTGGACGACGGTCGCGTGCCGGACGGGGCCGTGCTGGGCGAGTGA
- the glp gene encoding molybdotransferase-like divisome protein Glp encodes MADDDRLRTVDEHLAIVLDGIGSIDPIELTLLDAQGLLLAENVSADFPLPSFDNSAMDGYAVRAIDTRDAAEGDPTVLQVVGDVAAGARARSGMGPGLAMRIMTGAPIPAGADAVIPLEDTDRGLARVAVGRPVRTGECLRRAGEDLAAGAPALGAGAALGPQQLALLAALGRDRVTVRPRPRVTILSTGSELIEVGRTPSFGEVIDSNSYMIAAAARDAGADARRIGIVADDHSALLDALENQLLRADVLVTTGGVSMGAYDVVKEALSELGTVEFTKVAMQPGRPQGFGHLGNKVPIFCLPGNPVSSLVSFETFVRPAIRKLLGKRSLNRATVQATALEGATSTHGTRQYRRGVLHRESSGGYSVSFIGGPGSHLLASLALSNCLVVIDEEVTSVSAGEQVTVVPLLLSNR; translated from the coding sequence GTGGCCGACGACGATCGCCTGCGGACGGTCGACGAACACCTCGCCATCGTGCTCGACGGCATCGGCTCCATCGACCCGATCGAGCTCACGCTGCTGGACGCCCAGGGGCTGTTGCTGGCCGAGAACGTCAGCGCCGACTTCCCGCTGCCGAGCTTCGACAACTCCGCCATGGACGGCTACGCGGTGCGCGCGATCGACACGCGCGACGCCGCCGAGGGCGACCCGACGGTGCTGCAGGTCGTGGGCGACGTCGCCGCCGGCGCCCGTGCCCGCTCGGGCATGGGCCCCGGCCTCGCGATGCGCATCATGACCGGCGCGCCGATCCCGGCCGGTGCCGACGCCGTCATCCCGCTGGAGGACACCGACCGGGGGCTGGCCCGCGTCGCGGTCGGCCGTCCCGTGCGGACCGGCGAGTGCCTGCGCCGCGCCGGTGAGGACCTCGCGGCCGGCGCGCCGGCGCTGGGCGCCGGCGCCGCGCTGGGGCCGCAGCAGCTCGCGCTGCTGGCTGCCCTCGGCCGCGACCGGGTCACCGTCCGACCCCGCCCGCGCGTCACCATCCTGTCTACGGGTAGCGAGCTGATCGAGGTCGGGCGCACGCCGTCGTTCGGCGAGGTCATCGACTCGAACTCCTACATGATCGCCGCCGCCGCGCGCGACGCCGGCGCGGATGCGCGGCGCATCGGCATCGTGGCCGACGACCACTCCGCGCTGCTCGACGCGCTCGAGAACCAGCTGCTGCGCGCGGACGTCCTCGTCACGACCGGTGGGGTGTCCATGGGCGCCTACGACGTGGTGAAGGAGGCGCTCAGCGAGCTCGGCACCGTCGAGTTCACCAAGGTCGCGATGCAGCCGGGACGGCCGCAGGGCTTCGGTCATCTGGGCAACAAGGTGCCGATCTTCTGCCTGCCCGGCAATCCGGTCAGCAGCCTGGTGTCGTTCGAGACGTTCGTCCGTCCGGCCATCCGCAAGCTGCTGGGCAAGCGCAGCCTGAACCGGGCGACGGTGCAGGCGACCGCGCTCGAGGGCGCGACGAGCACGCACGGCACGCGGCAGTACCGGCGCGGCGTGCTGCACCGCGAGTCGTCGGGCGGCTACAGCGTCTCCTTCATCGGCGGCCCCGGGTCGCACCTGCTCGCCTCGCTCGCGCTGTCCAACTGCCTGGTCGTGATCGACGAAGAGGTCACGTCGGTCTCGGCCGGCGAGCAGGTCACCGTCGTCCCGCTGCTGCTGTCGAACCGCTAG
- a CDS encoding GNAT family N-acetyltransferase → MARTPGWPAHPCAGPVELRAPRLRDARGWSEVRLRNEAWLTPWEPTSSHAWDERNAVSAWPTLHSSLKAAARRGIMLPFMVDYGGRLVGQVNVSNVVHGALRSCTIGYWVDSAVAGRNITPTAVALVMDHCFQHVGMHRIEIDIRPENKASLRVVEKLGLRREGYYERFLDIDGAWRDHAAFALTVEELRGATMLSRLDRLPPVPTWRAVRGGG, encoded by the coding sequence GTGGCCAGGACCCCCGGCTGGCCGGCGCACCCGTGCGCCGGGCCGGTCGAGCTGCGCGCGCCGCGGCTGCGCGACGCGCGCGGCTGGAGCGAGGTCCGGTTGCGCAACGAGGCGTGGCTGACGCCGTGGGAGCCGACCTCGTCGCACGCCTGGGACGAGCGCAACGCCGTGAGCGCGTGGCCGACGCTGCACTCCTCGCTCAAGGCGGCGGCGCGGCGCGGCATCATGCTGCCGTTCATGGTCGACTACGGCGGCCGCCTCGTCGGCCAGGTCAACGTCTCGAACGTCGTCCACGGCGCGTTGCGCTCGTGCACCATCGGCTACTGGGTCGACTCCGCGGTGGCGGGGCGCAACATCACCCCCACCGCGGTGGCGCTCGTCATGGACCACTGCTTCCAGCACGTCGGGATGCACCGCATCGAGATCGACATCCGGCCCGAGAACAAGGCGAGCCTACGGGTCGTGGAGAAGCTCGGGCTGCGGCGCGAGGGCTACTACGAGCGGTTCCTGGACATCGACGGCGCGTGGCGCGACCACGCGGCGTTCGCGCTCACCGTCGAGGAGCTGCGCGGCGCCACGATGCTCTCGCGCCTCGACCGGCTGCCGCCGGTGCCGACGTGGCGGGCGGTGCGCGGCGGAGGATGA
- the sepX gene encoding divisome protein SepX/GlpR, with the protein MPSPFMTVVILTVLWLIVVVPMVLRRNDEKRRERSVADWGRGMRALGRRADAADPRTDDPDVFVPRRSQRSRDTTDRSATLAAAARRPVPAAQEALMYPPDRADLSEARADMLARRRRSLTILAGGSVVFGLAALVMGGIMWLLAVPFLLGLAGYVLFLRNQALRDRSRRENRQLRAAARRPAGYDATEEVGRFEEAPQSVVRIDDDDIELHSMDTIDLTGLYNEEAATAALQRRAS; encoded by the coding sequence ATGCCGTCGCCGTTCATGACGGTGGTCATCCTCACCGTCCTCTGGCTCATCGTCGTCGTCCCCATGGTCCTGCGTCGCAACGACGAGAAGAGGCGCGAGCGTTCGGTCGCCGACTGGGGCCGCGGCATGCGCGCCCTCGGCCGCCGGGCCGACGCCGCCGACCCCCGCACCGACGACCCCGACGTCTTCGTCCCGCGCCGCTCGCAGCGCAGCCGCGACACCACCGATCGTTCCGCCACGCTCGCCGCCGCGGCGCGCCGGCCCGTGCCCGCCGCCCAGGAGGCGCTGATGTACCCACCCGACCGTGCCGACCTCTCCGAGGCGCGGGCCGACATGCTCGCCCGCCGCCGGCGCTCGCTGACGATCCTGGCCGGTGGCAGCGTGGTGTTCGGTCTCGCCGCGCTCGTCATGGGCGGGATCATGTGGCTGCTCGCGGTGCCGTTCCTGCTCGGGCTCGCCGGATACGTGCTGTTCCTGCGCAACCAGGCGCTCCGCGACCGGTCTCGTCGCGAGAACCGGCAACTGCGCGCCGCCGCCCGTCGCCCCGCCGGCTACGACGCGACCGAGGAGGTCGGCCGCTTCGAGGAGGCGCCGCAGTCGGTCGTGCGCATCGACGACGACGACATCGAGCTGCACAGCATGGACACCATCGACCTCACCGGGCTGTACAACGAGGAGGCCGCCACCGCGGCCCTGCAGCGCCGGGCAAGCTGA
- a CDS encoding CsbD family protein, which yields MGIGENIKGAAKEKLGQATDDDELRAEGNAQQAKGEAETDETKARAEAQAHEKKADALEKEQEALES from the coding sequence ATGGGCATCGGCGAGAACATCAAGGGCGCGGCGAAAGAGAAGCTCGGTCAGGCGACCGACGACGACGAGCTGCGCGCCGAGGGCAACGCCCAGCAGGCCAAGGGCGAGGCCGAGACCGACGAGACGAAGGCGCGCGCCGAGGCCCAGGCGCACGAGAAGAAGGCCGACGCGCTCGAGAAGGAGCAGGAGGCGCTCGAGAGCTGA
- a CDS encoding phosphatase PAP2 family protein, producing MNVASPTATQRRPLAARRAPVAATVVAAFAVLAALGWWVHGNPRPVGFDEPTRHWLVTHTDSVVARLLLALTDPVLTVGILVLISIGALVVRAFDVVAIAGLAPLVGLLLESHVLKPAFDRRFGLAEQLDPAVLEAGYAYPSGHETGLAATTTVVALLVLRLELRRGPRRAAVAGLVTWTLLGAVGLVGNNFHYATDTVGGICLGTGLVLATALLADAVAARRAARPPAGQFT from the coding sequence GTGAACGTCGCGTCCCCCACCGCCACGCAGCGGCGGCCGCTGGCGGCGCGCCGGGCGCCGGTCGCGGCGACCGTCGTGGCCGCGTTCGCCGTCCTGGCCGCCCTGGGGTGGTGGGTGCACGGCAACCCGCGACCGGTGGGGTTCGACGAACCCACCCGGCACTGGCTCGTGACGCACACCGACTCGGTCGTGGCCCGGCTGCTGCTCGCGCTCACCGATCCCGTCCTCACCGTCGGCATCCTGGTCCTCATCAGCATCGGCGCGCTCGTCGTCCGCGCCTTCGACGTGGTGGCGATCGCGGGTCTCGCGCCGCTGGTGGGGCTGCTGCTCGAGTCGCACGTCCTCAAGCCCGCGTTCGACCGGCGGTTCGGCCTCGCCGAGCAGCTCGACCCCGCCGTCCTCGAAGCCGGCTACGCCTATCCCAGCGGGCACGAGACCGGGTTGGCCGCCACCACGACGGTGGTGGCGCTCCTCGTGCTGCGCCTCGAACTGCGCCGCGGCCCGCGTCGAGCCGCCGTCGCGGGGCTCGTGACGTGGACGCTGCTCGGCGCCGTCGGCCTGGTGGGCAACAACTTCCACTACGCCACCGACACCGTCGGCGGCATCTGCCTGGGCACCGGTCTCGTGCTCGCGACCGCCCTGCTCGCCGACGCCGTGGCGGCGCGCCGGGCCGCCCGGCCGCCGGCCGGTCAGTTCACCTGA
- a CDS encoding AMP-binding protein: MFYPLTVRDFLDRAEQVYPDRVAVIDEPEQPAASLGEITYREMAALARAQAARLDALGVPVGGRVAFVSENSARLLTSFYGVSGFGRVLVPVNFRLSTAEIGYIVGHSGADVVYADPAHRHVLDALDVTHKFVLGDDDDLYARDAEPRPWDDPDENATATINYTSGTTARPKGVQLTHRNNWLNATVFGLHTTISDRDVYLHTLPQFHANGWGMPFAMTGVGAQHVILRKVDGTEILRRVQRHGVTAMCAAPAVIAAALDAAPDWSGDIPGRDRVRIIAAGAPPPTRTIERVLDELGWEFIQIYGLTETSPLVTVNRQRAEWDALSTHERARRLGRAGAPALGVRVTVDADGEVLTQSNHNLAGYWEQPEATAEAQAGNWFHTGDGGIVDDDGYLVISDRKKDVIITGGENVSSIEVEDALMSYPAVKEVAVIGIPDDKWGELVTGLVVTDGSAVSAPDLIAHCRESLAGYKCPKRIDFVAELPRTATGKLQKFKLREEFWSERDRQVN, translated from the coding sequence GTGTTCTATCCGCTGACCGTCCGCGACTTCCTCGACCGCGCCGAGCAGGTCTACCCCGACCGCGTCGCGGTGATCGACGAGCCCGAGCAGCCGGCCGCCAGCCTGGGCGAGATCACCTACCGCGAGATGGCCGCACTGGCCCGCGCCCAGGCCGCCCGGCTGGACGCGCTGGGGGTGCCGGTCGGCGGCCGGGTCGCGTTCGTGTCGGAGAACTCGGCCCGGCTGCTGACCTCGTTCTACGGCGTCTCGGGGTTCGGCCGGGTGCTCGTCCCGGTGAACTTCCGCCTGAGCACGGCCGAGATCGGCTACATCGTCGGGCACAGCGGGGCGGACGTCGTCTACGCCGATCCCGCCCACCGGCACGTCCTGGACGCCCTCGACGTCACCCACAAGTTCGTCCTGGGCGACGACGACGACCTCTACGCGCGCGACGCCGAGCCCCGCCCGTGGGACGACCCGGACGAGAACGCCACGGCCACGATCAACTACACCTCGGGCACGACCGCCCGGCCGAAGGGCGTCCAGCTGACCCATCGCAACAACTGGTTGAACGCCACCGTGTTCGGCCTGCACACGACGATCAGCGACCGCGACGTCTACCTGCACACGCTGCCGCAGTTCCACGCGAACGGGTGGGGCATGCCGTTCGCCATGACCGGCGTCGGCGCGCAGCACGTGATCCTGCGCAAGGTTGACGGCACCGAGATCCTGCGCCGGGTCCAGCGCCACGGCGTCACCGCGATGTGCGCCGCCCCCGCCGTCATCGCCGCCGCCCTGGACGCCGCCCCCGACTGGTCGGGCGATATCCCGGGACGCGATCGCGTCCGCATCATCGCCGCCGGCGCTCCCCCGCCGACCCGCACCATCGAGCGCGTCCTCGACGAGCTGGGTTGGGAGTTCATCCAGATCTACGGCCTCACCGAGACCTCGCCGCTGGTGACCGTCAACCGGCAGCGGGCCGAGTGGGACGCGCTGTCCACCCACGAACGGGCGCGACGCCTCGGCCGGGCCGGCGCGCCAGCGCTCGGCGTCCGGGTCACGGTCGACGCCGACGGCGAGGTGCTGACGCAGTCCAACCACAACCTGGCCGGCTACTGGGAGCAGCCCGAGGCGACCGCCGAGGCGCAGGCCGGCAACTGGTTCCACACCGGCGACGGCGGGATCGTCGACGACGACGGCTACCTGGTGATCTCGGACCGCAAGAAGGACGTGATCATCACGGGTGGGGAGAACGTGTCGTCCATCGAGGTCGAGGACGCGTTGATGTCCTACCCGGCCGTGAAGGAGGTCGCCGTCATCGGCATCCCCGACGACAAGTGGGGCGAGTTGGTCACCGGGCTCGTCGTGACCGACGGTTCGGCGGTGTCGGCGCCGGACCTCATCGCCCACTGTCGCGAGAGCCTCGCCGGCTACAAGTGCCCGAAGCGCATCGACTTCGTGGCCGAGCTGCCGCGTACGGCCACCGGCAAGCTGCAGAAGTTCAAGCTGCGCGAGGAGTTCTGGTCCGAGCGGGACCGTCAGGTGAACTGA
- a CDS encoding dolichyl-phosphate-mannose--protein mannosyltransferase → MTATLEAPASVPGPDDAEPPHPRRPAPAQLARWQDPRPLLGWLMTAFVTLVAGFTRFWALGSPPGANTVPKNGMLFDEVYYAVEAQELLRYGYEDNRGYMFVVHPPLGKWLIAASEWLVGGRDSTENLTNSLGWRIAPAVVGTLVVVLVARTVRRMMHSNLFGGVAGLLMALEGLSVVLSRTAILDIFLQFFVVAAFAALVVDRDAMRARLAGLVADGVDLAAGTPSLGPRPWRLVGGVMLGLSCAVKWSASSFLVLFVIMSLVWDRAAFRSAGVRHPTATWAHRSLVPAVGSLVVAPIAAYLFTWLGWFTGENSWNRHWADTHSSTTHSYFGRLDFWFGWIPGPIRSLAAYHLDAYRFHEQLDSPHSYQSNPWSWLVLGRPVDFYYNGAEKTCGAKDCSREVLLIGTPLLWWAFVPMLLWLAWHWFSTRDWRAGAVWFAFAAGWLVWFQNLDRTMFLFYMAPLVPFLVIGLTLALGVMWGPAVPVAGAAPPARAHAARRRRLWGAAGVAGYLALVVADFAWMWPIFTGGLLTYDDWHAHMWLPSWV, encoded by the coding sequence GTGACGGCGACGCTCGAGGCTCCGGCGAGCGTGCCGGGCCCGGACGACGCCGAGCCGCCCCACCCGCGCCGGCCGGCGCCCGCACAGCTCGCCCGGTGGCAGGACCCGCGGCCGCTATTGGGCTGGCTGATGACCGCCTTCGTCACGCTCGTCGCGGGGTTCACCCGGTTCTGGGCGCTCGGCTCGCCGCCGGGCGCCAACACCGTCCCCAAGAACGGGATGCTCTTCGACGAGGTCTACTACGCGGTCGAGGCGCAGGAGCTGCTGCGCTACGGCTACGAGGACAACCGCGGCTACATGTTCGTGGTGCACCCGCCGCTCGGGAAGTGGCTGATCGCGGCGTCGGAATGGCTGGTCGGCGGCCGCGACTCCACCGAGAACCTCACCAACTCCCTGGGCTGGCGCATCGCCCCGGCCGTGGTCGGCACGCTCGTCGTCGTCCTCGTCGCGCGCACCGTCCGGCGGATGATGCACTCGAATCTCTTCGGCGGCGTGGCCGGCCTGCTCATGGCCCTTGAGGGGTTGTCGGTCGTCCTCTCGCGCACCGCGATCCTGGACATCTTCCTGCAGTTCTTCGTCGTGGCCGCGTTCGCGGCGCTCGTGGTCGACCGCGACGCCATGCGGGCACGGCTGGCCGGGCTCGTCGCCGACGGTGTCGACCTCGCCGCCGGCACGCCGAGCCTCGGCCCCCGACCGTGGCGGCTCGTCGGCGGCGTGATGCTCGGGCTGTCCTGCGCGGTCAAGTGGTCGGCGTCCTCGTTCCTCGTCCTGTTCGTGATCATGTCGCTGGTGTGGGACCGCGCGGCGTTCCGCTCGGCCGGCGTCCGACACCCGACGGCGACCTGGGCGCACCGGTCGCTGGTCCCGGCGGTGGGGTCGCTGGTGGTGGCGCCGATCGCGGCGTACCTGTTCACGTGGTTGGGCTGGTTCACCGGCGAGAACTCGTGGAACCGCCACTGGGCCGACACGCACTCGAGCACGACCCACTCCTACTTCGGGCGCCTCGACTTCTGGTTCGGCTGGATCCCCGGTCCGATCCGCTCGCTCGCCGCGTACCACCTGGACGCCTACCGCTTCCACGAGCAGCTCGACTCCCCGCACTCCTACCAGTCCAACCCGTGGAGCTGGCTCGTCCTCGGCCGGCCGGTCGACTTCTACTACAACGGCGCCGAGAAGACCTGCGGCGCGAAGGACTGCTCGCGCGAGGTGCTGCTGATCGGCACCCCGCTGCTGTGGTGGGCGTTCGTGCCGATGCTGCTGTGGCTGGCCTGGCACTGGTTCAGCACGCGCGACTGGCGCGCCGGGGCGGTGTGGTTCGCGTTCGCCGCCGGCTGGCTCGTCTGGTTCCAGAACCTCGACCGGACGATGTTCCTGTTCTACATGGCCCCGCTCGTCCCCTTCCTGGTGATCGGCCTGACGCTGGCGCTGGGCGTGATGTGGGGACCTGCCGTCCCCGTCGCCGGCGCGGCGCCGCCCGCCCGCGCCCACGCCGCGCGGCGGCGCCGACTGTGGGGAGCGGCCGGCGTCGCGGGGTACCTTGCCCTCGTCGTCGCCGACTTCGCCTGGATGTGGCCGATCTTCACCGGCGGCCTGTTGACCTACGACGATTGGCACGCGCATATGTGGCTGCCCTCGTGGGTATGA
- the rsmI gene encoding 16S rRNA (cytidine(1402)-2'-O)-methyltransferase — MADSGRVLLAATPLGRPDDASGRLRDALATAAVIAAEDTRRLRRLCADLDVAPAGRVVSFFDANEVGRVPQLLDALRDGADVLVVTDAGMPSVSDPGYRLVAAAVAAGLPVTCLPGPSAVTTALAVSGLPVDRFCFEGFLPRKSGERRRAVAALAAEARTLVLFEAPHRLAATLADLAAAFGSQRAAAVCRELTKTHEEVRRGTLGELAEWAGGEVRGEITVVVAGATPSADDASPAELAADVGRREAAGHPRKDAIAEVARDRGVPKRAVFDAVVAAKQG; from the coding sequence ATGGCCGACAGCGGACGCGTCCTGCTCGCCGCGACCCCGCTGGGGCGTCCGGACGACGCGTCGGGGCGGCTGCGCGACGCGCTCGCCACCGCCGCGGTGATCGCCGCCGAGGACACCCGCCGGCTCCGGCGGCTGTGTGCCGACCTCGACGTCGCGCCGGCCGGACGCGTCGTGTCCTTCTTCGACGCCAACGAGGTCGGCCGGGTGCCGCAGCTGCTCGACGCGCTGCGCGACGGGGCGGACGTCCTCGTGGTGACCGACGCCGGGATGCCGTCGGTGTCCGACCCCGGCTACCGGCTCGTCGCCGCCGCCGTGGCCGCGGGACTGCCCGTGACCTGTCTGCCCGGCCCCTCGGCCGTCACCACGGCCCTCGCGGTGTCGGGCCTGCCCGTGGACCGGTTCTGCTTCGAGGGCTTCCTGCCCCGCAAGAGCGGCGAGCGGCGCCGGGCGGTCGCCGCGCTCGCCGCCGAGGCGCGCACGCTCGTGCTCTTCGAGGCCCCGCACCGACTGGCGGCCACGCTGGCCGACCTCGCGGCCGCGTTCGGGTCGCAGCGGGCCGCGGCGGTCTGCCGCGAGCTGACGAAGACCCACGAGGAGGTGCGGCGCGGCACGCTCGGCGAGCTGGCCGAGTGGGCGGGCGGGGAGGTCCGCGGTGAGATCACCGTCGTCGTCGCCGGGGCCACGCCGTCGGCCGACGACGCCTCGCCGGCCGAGCTCGCCGCCGACGTCGGTCGTCGCGAGGCGGCGGGCCACCCCCGCAAGGACGCGATCGCCGAGGTCGCGCGCGACCGGGGCGTGCCCAAGCGGGCCGTCTTCGACGCGGTGGTGGCGGCGAAGCAGGGCTGA